The following proteins come from a genomic window of Gammaproteobacteria bacterium:
- the pdxH gene encoding pyridoxamine 5'-phosphate oxidase has product MPQYTRNPPLDIPDLDPDPLKQLDKWLADAREAGMIDPTAMALGTATPDGRPSVRIVLFKGFQHGGLSFYTHLLSRKGLELEMNPFVAATFWWDRLERQVRVEGRVSRLPETVARDYFQSRPRESQLSAYTSRQSQVVGSREALDARMRDNAQKFEGQAIPFPDSWGGYSLEPESFEFWQGRLGRTHDRLLYRRCVKAWKIERLEP; this is encoded by the coding sequence ATGCCGCAATACACCCGCAATCCCCCGCTGGATATTCCAGACCTTGATCCGGACCCGCTGAAACAGCTCGATAAATGGCTGGCCGATGCACGCGAGGCCGGCATGATCGATCCCACCGCGATGGCCCTGGGCACCGCCACTCCAGACGGGCGTCCCTCGGTGCGCATCGTGCTGTTCAAGGGCTTTCAGCACGGCGGTCTGAGCTTTTACACGCACCTGTTGTCGCGCAAAGGTCTTGAACTTGAGATGAACCCCTTTGTTGCGGCCACGTTCTGGTGGGACCGGCTGGAGCGCCAGGTCCGCGTCGAAGGGCGGGTTTCGCGCCTTCCGGAGACGGTGGCCCGCGATTATTTTCAGTCGCGACCACGTGAAAGTCAGCTTTCGGCCTATACCTCGCGACAATCGCAGGTGGTGGGCAGCCGTGAGGCGCTGGACGCGCGCATGCGCGACAACGCGCAGAAGTTCGAAGGTCAGGCGATCCCGTTTCCCGACAGCTGGGGCGGTTATTCGCTGGAACCGGAATCCTTCGAATTCTGGCAGGGCCGGCTGGGCCGTACCCACGACCGGCTCTTGTACCGCCGCTGCGTCAAGGCCTGGAAGATTGAGCGCCTCGAACCCTGA
- a CDS encoding YhdH/YhfP family quinone oxidoreductase, whose translation MESFQALRVHTVDKRAEARLETITLNDLSAGEVVVRVHWSCLNFKDALAVSGKGRIMRRSPCVAGIDLAGVVVESSSADVQAGAAVVVTGCNIGEQLDGGFAQYARVPASAVVPLPDGLPLRESMAIGTAGFTAALALKRMLDNHQRPHMGPIAITGPTGGVGSIATDLFSRAGFKVAAITGKPEQAGDYLKALGASEIVDRKSLDFGSKPLETAVWGGAVDNLGGDALAYLTRTVKPWGNIASIGLAASPKLETTVVPFILRGASLLGIWSVECPREWRLEIWKHLASDWKPRHLDRIVSRTIRLDEVTQAAEDLMAASMTGRYLVDLRD comes from the coding sequence ATGGAAAGCTTTCAGGCACTCAGAGTGCACACCGTCGACAAACGCGCCGAAGCGCGCCTCGAAACGATTACGCTGAATGATCTCAGCGCGGGCGAGGTGGTTGTCCGCGTGCACTGGTCCTGCCTCAATTTCAAGGATGCGCTCGCGGTCAGCGGCAAGGGCCGCATCATGCGTCGCTCGCCCTGCGTGGCCGGCATCGATCTCGCCGGTGTGGTGGTCGAAAGCAGTTCCGCAGACGTGCAGGCCGGTGCGGCGGTGGTGGTCACTGGCTGCAATATCGGTGAACAGCTGGACGGCGGGTTCGCGCAGTACGCGCGAGTGCCGGCCTCGGCCGTGGTGCCGCTGCCGGATGGCTTGCCGCTGCGCGAATCGATGGCGATCGGCACGGCCGGCTTCACCGCCGCACTGGCGCTCAAGCGCATGCTCGACAATCACCAGCGACCGCACATGGGCCCGATCGCGATCACCGGGCCGACCGGCGGCGTCGGATCGATCGCCACCGACCTGTTCTCACGCGCCGGTTTCAAGGTGGCCGCGATCACCGGCAAGCCGGAACAGGCGGGCGACTACCTCAAGGCGCTCGGCGCCAGCGAGATCGTCGATCGCAAGAGCCTCGATTTCGGCAGCAAGCCTCTGGAAACGGCGGTCTGGGGTGGCGCCGTCGACAATCTCGGCGGCGATGCGCTGGCCTACCTCACGCGCACCGTCAAACCCTGGGGCAATATCGCCTCGATCGGTCTGGCCGCCTCGCCCAAACTCGAAACCACGGTGGTGCCGTTTATCCTGCGCGGCGCCTCCTTGCTCGGCATCTGGTCGGTGGAATGTCCGCGCGAATGGCGGCTGGAGATCTGGAAGCACCTCGCCAGCGACTGGAAGCCGCGTCACCTGGACCGGATCGTCAGCCGCACGATCCGGCTCGACGAGGTGACCCAGGCCGCCGAGGACCTGATGGCCGCCAGCATGACCGGCCGCTATCTCGTCGATCTGCGCGACTGA
- a CDS encoding cupin domain-containing protein produces the protein MSASNPEGAKWIARLGLERHPEGGWYRRIYQSAHTLNTTHGERCCASSIHYLLDRGSPIGRLHRNRSDILHVLQSGGPLEYLSYDESRPPRRTTLGFHAPDAISLLIPGGIWKGSRLLGEASHALVTELVIPGFDWQDHRYADHHWWQQQAQAFQGMLAPFIADD, from the coding sequence TTGAGCGCCTCGAACCCTGAGGGCGCCAAGTGGATCGCGCGGCTGGGGCTGGAGCGCCACCCCGAAGGCGGCTGGTATCGGCGCATCTACCAGTCCGCGCACACGCTGAACACCACGCACGGCGAACGCTGCTGCGCCAGCAGCATCCACTACCTGCTGGATCGGGGCTCGCCGATCGGCCGCCTGCACCGCAACCGCAGCGACATTCTGCACGTACTGCAGTCCGGCGGACCGCTGGAATATCTGAGCTACGACGAATCACGGCCACCGCGCCGGACGACGCTGGGTTTCCACGCCCCGGATGCGATTTCGCTATTGATTCCGGGCGGCATCTGGAAGGGCTCGCGTCTGCTTGGCGAGGCCTCGCATGCGCTGGTCACGGAACTGGTGATCCCCGGATTCGACTGGCAGGACCATCGCTACGCCGATCACCACTGGTGGCAACAGCAGGCACAGGCCTTTCAGGGAATGCTCGCGCCGTTCATCGCGGACGACTGA
- a CDS encoding dienelactone hydrolase family protein → MNRRPLLLLAAAIVVVIAIIGLWPGKDQDEPPAADGSAAADSYVEAIGRQHEGDTPQASEAAKQPPTAAVEHQTVSYGSVNGKDFNGYLARPAGVEGALPALVMYHEWWGLNDNIRAMADRLAAHGYLVLAADFYDGKVYDTRTGAQQAMNAALNDKARLAANIYAAFDYIKSKGAPQVGVIGWCFGGSMAFQNVLLTPAGLDAAVIYYGQVGGDAEKLAPIQSPILAFFGGKDDSIPPKTIESFESTMHDLDKSLEVHVYADAGHGFANPSGKAYQKKAAEDAWARTLAFLQAHMSPVGDEAAASPADADDNPG, encoded by the coding sequence GTGAACCGACGCCCTCTGTTGCTGCTCGCAGCCGCCATCGTGGTGGTCATCGCGATCATCGGGTTGTGGCCCGGCAAGGACCAGGACGAGCCGCCCGCCGCCGACGGCAGCGCTGCGGCGGACAGTTACGTCGAAGCGATAGGTCGGCAACACGAAGGCGATACTCCGCAGGCCAGCGAAGCGGCCAAGCAGCCGCCCACCGCGGCTGTCGAGCACCAGACCGTCAGCTATGGCTCGGTCAACGGCAAGGACTTCAACGGCTATCTGGCGCGCCCGGCGGGTGTGGAAGGTGCACTGCCAGCACTGGTGATGTATCACGAATGGTGGGGACTCAACGACAACATCCGGGCGATGGCGGATCGTCTGGCCGCGCATGGATATCTGGTGCTGGCCGCGGACTTCTACGACGGCAAGGTCTACGACACCCGGACCGGCGCACAGCAAGCCATGAACGCAGCCCTCAACGACAAGGCGCGACTGGCGGCCAACATCTACGCAGCCTTCGACTACATCAAGTCCAAGGGCGCACCGCAGGTCGGCGTGATCGGCTGGTGCTTCGGCGGCTCGATGGCTTTCCAGAACGTGCTGCTGACCCCCGCCGGACTGGACGCCGCGGTGATCTACTACGGACAGGTCGGCGGCGACGCCGAAAAGCTGGCGCCAATCCAGTCGCCGATTCTGGCGTTTTTCGGCGGGAAGGACGACAGCATCCCCCCGAAGACCATCGAGTCGTTCGAAAGCACCATGCACGATCTCGACAAGTCGCTTGAGGTCCATGTCTACGCTGACGCTGGTCATGGTTTCGCCAACCCGTCCGGCAAGGCCTACCAAAAGAAAGCCGCGGAAGATGCCTGGGCGCGCACGCTGGCGTTCCTGCAGGCGCACATGAGCCCGGTCGGCGACGAAGCCGCGGCATCGCCCGCGGACGCCGATGACAATCCCGGCTGA
- a CDS encoding M48 family metallopeptidase, which yields MIRSSAFKYGVLATLSLSLLVACATSPLGRRQLKLFSDQEIAQMGVQSYQELKSETPVTKDASVNRYVQCVAQAITRQVAGNTVWEVNVFAEDQANAFALPGGKIGVYTGLLDVAKNQDQLAAVIGHEVGHVIAGHSNERVSSQAVAQLGGQLTYAATGIDPQLLGVAAQTFFLLPYSRAHESEADLIGEDLMADAGFDPRESIQLWINMGQLNNGERPPQFLSTHPSPENRIRDLNNRLEHSMAIYTQARAAGRRPNCK from the coding sequence ATGATCCGCAGCTCCGCCTTCAAGTACGGCGTACTCGCCACCCTGAGCCTGTCGCTGCTTGTCGCCTGTGCGACCTCGCCGCTGGGTCGGCGTCAGCTCAAGCTGTTCTCCGACCAGGAGATCGCGCAGATGGGCGTCCAGTCCTATCAGGAGCTGAAAAGCGAAACCCCGGTCACCAAGGACGCCTCGGTCAACCGCTACGTACAGTGTGTGGCGCAGGCGATCACCCGCCAGGTTGCGGGTAACACGGTATGGGAAGTCAACGTCTTTGCCGAGGATCAGGCCAACGCCTTCGCCCTGCCCGGCGGCAAGATCGGCGTCTACACCGGCCTGCTCGACGTGGCCAAGAACCAGGACCAGCTGGCCGCCGTCATCGGCCATGAAGTGGGCCATGTCATCGCCGGCCACTCCAACGAGCGGGTGTCCTCGCAGGCCGTGGCGCAGCTCGGTGGGCAGCTCACCTATGCCGCGACGGGTATCGACCCGCAATTGCTCGGTGTCGCCGCACAGACCTTCTTCCTGCTGCCGTATTCACGCGCGCATGAAAGCGAGGCCGACCTGATCGGCGAAGACCTGATGGCGGATGCGGGCTTCGACCCGCGCGAGAGCATCCAGTTGTGGATCAACATGGGCCAGCTCAACAACGGCGAGCGCCCGCCGCAGTTCCTGTCGACCCACCCTTCGCCCGAAAACCGGATCCGCGACCTGAACAATCGTCTGGAGCATTCGATGGCGATCTACACCCAGGCGCGCGCCGCGGGGCGTCGGCCGAACTGCAAGTAA